A genomic segment from Lemur catta isolate mLemCat1 chromosome 9, mLemCat1.pri, whole genome shotgun sequence encodes:
- the LOC123644428 gene encoding basic salivary proline-rich protein 1-like, translated as MATSGRLRVPGRLSPRRAGPPPFLAPLTRTPRPGSGPAGAPREEPPRPPPPARPAGAEGGAAGNGPPPARTPGRPSFPPRAGPKSEPGLGAAREGQSAQRPGHRVRGLLQPRAGRGVPGPRPGRRGSREGLPHPPAAVKPRRPGRPRHCGPRRLRSSRVPARPSGQGPATRWSAPTEGTRTSSPTAQQQAEPRLRHRVRTLGRPRAPAPRPFPLRSGATCWRRLALAPFVPGEIVRKEPPPNLKQTLRKLKMSAVRGAFSTYDIVTCTGFKELRNTSCALTVGKSQVEPL; from the exons ATGGCGACGTCGGGCCGGCTCCGCGTCCCGGGGCGGCTGTCACCCCGCCGGGCCGGCCCGCCGCCTTTTCTAGCCCCGCTGACGCGCACGCCACGCCCCGGCTCCGGCCCAGCGGGGGCGCCCCGGGAGGAGCCGCCCCGacccccgccgcccgcccggccggcCGGCGCTGAAGGAGGCGCTGCCGGGAACGGCCCTCCCCCTGCCCGCACGCCGGGCCGCCCCTCCTTCCCGCCGCGGGCCGGGCCGAAATCAGAACCAGGACTGGGCGCCGCGCGGGAGGGGCAGAGCGCGCAGCGGCCCGGGCACCGGGTGCGGGGCCTTCTGCAGCCGCGAGCGGGTCGTGGGGTCCCGGGTCCGCGGCCCGGCCGGCGGGGGTCCCGCGAGGGGCTGCCGCACCCTCCCGCCGCCGTGAAGCCGCGCAGACCCGGGCGCCCCAGGCACTGCGGGCCGCGCCGGCTGCGCTCCTCGCGTGTCCCGGCCCGGCCCTCGGGTCAAGGCCCAGCGACGCGCTGGAGCGCCCCGACCGAGGGGACGCGGACCTCCTCGCCGACGGCGCAGCAGCAGGCGGAGCCGCGGTTGCGACACCGCGTCCGCACCCTCGGCCGCCCGCGAGCTCCCGCGCCGCGTCCCTTCCCGCTGCGCTCGGGCGCCACCTGCTGGCGGCGTCTGGCCTTAGCCCCTTTCGTTCCCGGTGAAATAGTCCGTAAAGAACCACCCCCAAATCTAAAGCAG ACCCTTCGTAAATTGAAAATGTCTGCAGTCCGAGGGGCTTTCTCAACTTACGATATTGTCACCTGCACGGGTTTCAAGGAGCTGCGGAACACGAGTTGCGCCCTCACCGTGGGAAAGTCCCAAGTCGAACCACTGTGA
- the CEBPD gene encoding CCAAT/enhancer-binding protein delta — protein sequence MSAALFSLDGPARGAPWPAEPAPFYEPGRAGKQGRGAESGDPGDPGAPGPAMYDDESAIDFSAYIDSMAAVPTLELCHDELFADLFNSNHKAAGAGGAGALELLPGGPARPQGPSPAAPRPLKREPDWGDGDAPGSLLPAQVAACAQTVVSLAAAGQPTPPTSPEPPRGSPAPTPAPGPAREKGAGKRGPDRGSPEYRQRRERNNIAVRKSRDKAKRRNQEMQQKLVELSAENEKLHQRVEQLTRDLAGLRQFFKQLPGAPFLPAAGAADCR from the coding sequence ATGAGCGCCGCGCTCTTCAGCCTGGACGGCCCGGCGCGCGGCGCGCCCTGGCCCGCGGAGCCCGCGCCCTTCTAcgagccgggccgggcgggcaAGCAGGGCCGAGGCGCCGAGTCGGGCGACCCGGGCGACCCgggcgcccccggccccgccaTGTACGACGACGAGAGCGCCATCGACTTCAGCGCCTACATCGACTCCATGGCCGCCGTGCCCACGCTGGAGCTGTGCCACGACGAGCTCTTCGCCGACCTCTTCAACAGCAACCACAAGGCGGccggcgcgggcggcgcgggcgccCTGGAGCTGCTGCCCGGAGGCCCCGCgcgtccccagggccccagccccgCCGCGCCGCGCCCGCTCAAGCGCGAGCCCGACTGGGGCGACGGCGACGCGCCCGGGTCGCTGCTGCCCGCGCAGGTGGCCGCGTGCGCGCAGACCGTGGTGAGCCTGGCGGCCGCGGGGCAGCCCACGCCGCCCACGTCCCCCGAGCCGCCGCGCGGCAGCCCCGCGCCGACCCCCGCGCCCGGGCCCGCCCGCGAGAAGGGCGCCGGCAAGAGGGGCCCGGACCGCGGCAGCCCCGAGTACCGGCAGCGGCGCGAGCGCAACAACATCGCCGTGCGCAAGAGCCGCGACAAGGCCAAGCGGCGCAACCAGGAGATGCAGCAGAAGCTGGTGGAGCTGTCGGCCGAGAACGAGAAGCTGCACCAGCGCGTGGAGCAGCTCACGCGGGACCTGGCCGGCCTCCGGCAGTTCTTCAAGCAGCTGCCCGGCGCGCCCTTCCTGCCGGCCGCCGGGGCCGCCGACTGCCGGTGA